One genomic region from Natrinema caseinilyticum encodes:
- a CDS encoding YihY/virulence factor BrkB family protein: MRSSERGTIPFAKAVVTEIQEKNVTFMAASIAYQAFVSLIPLLVLLFFLVSIVGDDALATQVSSMTEGFLPESGQTLLEDGIEGSTGSVGTSLIGFAALVWGSLKIFRGLDTAFSEIYTSTAENSLVDQLRDGAVVFGTIGVALIAAGATTLVFAFFPNSLVIGLLNPLLLVAGLSVAFLPMYYFFPDVDVTVRQVLPGVLVAAVGWAALQSLFQIYVAVSSSSDSAGPIGAVLLLLTWLYFGGLILLVGAVVNATRSGHIEAEHDEIGERDGAIEGSHDNPSRGPFADSSARELARLERRLEALGRERDQLRHDRDAQRTRRYRLEDSVDGLEARIERLEVENESLEAANERLRRDLEACRDSSWRRGIRRTLKRVRTLNVGVVESRSE; the protein is encoded by the coding sequence GCGCTCGAGCGAACGCGGTACGATCCCCTTCGCGAAGGCGGTAGTGACGGAAATCCAGGAGAAAAACGTGACGTTCATGGCGGCCAGCATCGCCTATCAGGCCTTCGTTTCGTTGATCCCCTTGCTCGTGCTCCTCTTCTTTCTGGTCTCGATCGTCGGCGACGACGCGCTGGCGACACAGGTATCGTCGATGACCGAGGGATTTCTCCCGGAGAGCGGGCAAACCCTGCTCGAGGACGGGATCGAGGGCTCGACGGGCAGCGTCGGAACGTCGCTCATCGGATTCGCGGCGCTCGTCTGGGGGTCGCTGAAAATCTTTCGCGGACTCGATACCGCGTTCTCGGAGATTTACACGTCGACAGCCGAGAACTCGCTCGTTGACCAACTGCGCGACGGTGCCGTCGTCTTCGGGACGATCGGCGTCGCGCTGATCGCCGCCGGTGCGACCACCCTCGTCTTCGCGTTCTTCCCGAACAGCCTCGTCATCGGGCTCCTGAACCCGCTGTTGCTCGTCGCCGGACTGTCGGTCGCGTTCCTCCCGATGTATTACTTCTTCCCCGACGTCGACGTCACGGTCCGGCAGGTGCTGCCGGGCGTGCTCGTCGCCGCCGTCGGCTGGGCGGCTCTCCAGTCGCTGTTTCAGATCTACGTCGCCGTCTCGAGTAGCTCGGACTCGGCGGGGCCGATCGGGGCCGTCCTCCTCTTGCTGACCTGGCTGTACTTCGGCGGGCTGATCCTCCTCGTCGGCGCCGTCGTCAATGCGACGCGCTCGGGCCACATCGAGGCCGAACACGACGAGATCGGCGAGAGAGACGGGGCGATCGAGGGGAGTCACGACAACCCGAGCCGCGGGCCGTTCGCCGACTCGAGCGCGCGAGAACTGGCTCGTCTCGAGCGCCGACTGGAAGCACTCGGTCGGGAACGAGATCAGCTCCGACACGATCGCGACGCCCAGCGGACGCGCCGATACCGCCTCGAAGACAGCGTCGACGGGCTCGAAGCGCGGATCGAGCGACTCGAGGTGGAGAACGAATCTCTCGAGGCGGCAAACGAACGGCTCCGGCGCGACCTCGAGGCGTGTCGGGACTCGTCCTGGCGACGTGGAATACGACGAACGCTGAAGCGGGTTCGGACGCTCAACGTCGGTGTGGTCGAGAGCCGTTCGGAGTGA
- a CDS encoding metal ABC transporter solute-binding protein, Zn/Mn family, with the protein MELTRRALVNGGAGAIAAGTLAGCLDEVGTPNGSLDGGYAAFFTLWDWSHLVARDAIEFENPVGTGQSGHGWSPSGDLTREIADAGVFVYFDTPEFRWAQDIATTLESDYETVSVIDGLAGLDDQLLDWDHEVDGGSHDHGDENGSHDHDSADSHDDSHDHSESSVDPHVWLDPVLAQDVVETISSGLADADPDNAETYEENASAYVEALDALDQQFEELFAAADRRVAVFAGHDSFTYLQERYGFELHTPVGVSPQAEPNQGDISETISLVEEEGIETILYSPFEDRDGQYPPLVNAILRETDGDAMPITHLSGTLAKWQRKDWGYLEQMQEINVPAFREALDAQ; encoded by the coding sequence ATGGAACTGACTCGACGCGCGCTGGTCAACGGTGGTGCCGGTGCGATTGCTGCCGGAACCCTCGCCGGTTGTCTCGACGAGGTAGGGACTCCGAACGGGTCACTCGACGGGGGATACGCCGCCTTTTTCACGCTGTGGGACTGGTCGCACCTGGTCGCCAGGGATGCGATCGAATTCGAGAACCCCGTCGGAACCGGCCAGTCGGGCCACGGGTGGTCGCCGAGCGGCGACCTCACGCGAGAGATAGCCGACGCCGGGGTTTTCGTCTACTTCGACACTCCCGAGTTCAGGTGGGCGCAGGACATCGCGACGACGCTCGAATCCGATTACGAGACCGTGTCGGTGATCGACGGCCTGGCTGGGCTGGACGACCAGTTACTCGACTGGGATCACGAGGTCGACGGCGGGAGCCACGATCACGGTGACGAAAACGGATCACACGACCACGATTCGGCGGACAGCCACGACGACTCGCACGATCACAGTGAATCGTCCGTCGACCCGCACGTCTGGCTCGATCCCGTGCTCGCACAGGACGTCGTCGAAACGATCTCGTCGGGACTCGCCGATGCGGACCCGGACAACGCAGAGACGTACGAAGAAAACGCGTCCGCGTACGTGGAGGCCCTCGACGCTCTCGATCAGCAGTTCGAAGAGCTGTTCGCCGCGGCCGACCGACGGGTCGCCGTCTTCGCCGGTCACGACTCGTTTACCTATCTCCAGGAGCGATACGGGTTCGAACTCCACACGCCCGTCGGCGTCTCCCCGCAAGCCGAGCCGAACCAGGGGGACATCTCGGAGACGATCAGCCTGGTCGAAGAGGAGGGAATCGAAACGATCCTCTACAGTCCCTTCGAAGATCGCGATGGGCAGTACCCGCCGCTCGTCAACGCGATTCTTCGCGAGACCGACGGCGACGCGATGCCGATCACGCACCTCTCGGGAACCCTCGCGAAGTGGCAGCGCAAGGACTGGGGCTACCTCGAACAGATGCAAGAGATAAACGTTCCCGCGTTCAGGGAGGCACTAGACGCACAGTGA